A portion of the Faecalibacterium sp. I3-3-89 genome contains these proteins:
- a CDS encoding chemotaxis protein, with amino-acid sequence MKNLQKAADTLSTMLVQEIKGLNARQRAARKEKSTDTGLMKDLKEATAVLKDLTGVTKTLNDQEMEEEGRECGVVLLPPVEEA; translated from the coding sequence ATGAAAAATCTTCAGAAGGCCGCAGACACCCTGAGCACCATGCTGGTGCAGGAGATCAAGGGCCTGAACGCCCGCCAGCGTGCGGCCCGGAAGGAAAAAAGCACCGACACCGGCCTCATGAAGGATCTCAAGGAGGCCACCGCCGTGCTGAAAGACCTGACAGGCGTGACGAAGACCCTGAACGACCAAGAAATGGAGGAAGAAGGGCGGGAATGCGGCGTGGTGCTGCTGCCGCCGGTGGAGGAGGCATGA
- a CDS encoding amino acid ABC transporter permease yields the protein MLESLLSNRTISVLWEALPRILSAGLTMTIPLTLVSFTLAMVLAVAVALVQYARVPVLSQLARFYIWVIRGTPLLVQLFIIFYGLPSVGIMLDAFPAAVIAFAFNEGAYCAETMRGALESVPQGQLEAGCCVGMSWWQIMRRIVLPQALRTAVPALSNSLIGMIKDTSLASNITVAELFMAGQRVAARTYIFLPIYCEVAVVYLLFCTVITKLQGLLERQLNAHGFQ from the coding sequence ATGCTGGAATCTTTGTTATCCAACCGCACCATCAGCGTGCTCTGGGAGGCCCTGCCCCGCATCCTGTCGGCGGGCCTCACCATGACCATCCCCCTCACCCTCGTCTCGTTCACTCTGGCGATGGTGCTGGCCGTAGCCGTGGCTCTGGTGCAGTACGCCCGGGTGCCGGTGCTGAGTCAGCTGGCCCGGTTCTACATCTGGGTCATCCGGGGCACACCGCTTCTGGTGCAGCTCTTCATCATCTTCTATGGCCTGCCCAGCGTGGGCATCATGCTGGACGCCTTTCCGGCGGCGGTCATCGCTTTCGCCTTCAACGAGGGCGCTTACTGTGCCGAGACCATGCGCGGTGCGCTGGAAAGCGTGCCGCAGGGCCAGCTGGAGGCCGGCTGCTGCGTGGGCATGAGCTGGTGGCAGATCATGCGCCGCATCGTGCTGCCGCAGGCCCTGCGCACCGCCGTGCCCGCCCTCTCCAACTCCCTCATCGGCATGATCAAGGACACCTCTCTGGCCTCCAACATCACCGTGGCGGAGCTGTTCATGGCCGGCCAGCGGGTCGCGGCCCGCACCTACATCTTCCTGCCCATCTACTGCGAGGTGGCGGTGGTGTATCTGCTGTTCTGTACCGTCATCACCAAGCTGCAGGGGCTGCTGGAGCGCCAGCTCAACGCCCACGGCTTCCAGTAA
- a CDS encoding twin-arginine translocation signal domain-containing protein: MRLDMISRRRFLKSAGVAALAVAAAGVLAGCDGGDSSSKVPGTEVPDVPGTTSKSVKIIFADVDNGGAGVGNGGDDYEHPVLKDATVVDPKSIPADKIPQGYELADTTPVEIIDNGNTLLAIVKVKKTVDTSINVRVTLQLINGTAADNQRKLVVKMPGDAAYISTDDITLPEDLIWAPGMEGEKRPIGRAIFLVQKV, encoded by the coding sequence ATGAGACTGGATATGATTTCCCGCCGCCGTTTCCTCAAGAGCGCTGGTGTTGCGGCTCTGGCTGTTGCCGCAGCAGGTGTGCTGGCAGGCTGTGATGGCGGCGACAGCAGCAGTAAGGTCCCCGGTACGGAAGTTCCGGATGTGCCGGGCACGACGAGCAAGTCGGTAAAGATTATCTTTGCTGATGTTGACAATGGCGGCGCAGGCGTTGGAAATGGCGGCGATGATTATGAGCATCCCGTTCTGAAGGATGCTACCGTCGTTGACCCCAAGAGCATTCCTGCGGACAAGATCCCGCAGGGCTATGAGCTGGCCGACACTACTCCGGTCGAGATCATTGACAATGGTAACACGCTTTTGGCTATCGTTAAGGTGAAGAAGACGGTCGATACTTCGATCAATGTCAGAGTTACTTTGCAGCTCATCAACGGTACTGCTGCTGACAACCAGCGCAAGCTGGTTGTTAAGATGCCCGGTGATGCAGCATATATCTCTACGGACGACATCACTCTGCCTGAGGATTTGATTTGGGCACCCGGTATGGAAGGCGAAAAGCGTCCGATTGGCAGAGCTATCTTCCTGGTTCAGAAGGTTTGA
- a CDS encoding insulinase family protein, translated as MKQYPGYTLVKREECPEQHGTLTVLTHDVSGAAVLLVENDDDNKAFGIGFGTFPSDDTGVFHILEHSVLAGSEKYPVKSPFLQLLKSSMASFLNAMTFPDKTVYPFATPNETDFKNLMDVYLNAVFCPLAMVDRGVFEQEGWHRDEDGTVSGVVYNEMQGALATPDAQLQNALSRAMFPDTAYGFVSGGDPASIPALTYEKYVRVYRRHYSADNCCITLYGKMDMAEKLAFLDEQYLSHMPKSVSRLRLTVQDEQAGVRLHIPYYTEKPEPDEAQCALAWYTGAFADRERQLGVEILLDALLGNNQSPLKAALLEEKLGADIDVGFDDSTLQPTLELVLRGATEASAGKFAAAVRNAVDGILEKGIPEELLMASLNSTEFASLERPGSIPDGVLDAIHASTGWLHTGDPALLLHTNGLFASLREKLEKGWFNELLRELFAPAPVEVIQVPALPKKEEEGRAARTDGKLVLDHPLTAADLGEGKKLTPGRGGMLAGAELLHHPSAGSTYLNFYYDIGNAAPEEMPYLNLLTDVVDELDTGKHTAQELNTLRNTWLGRSGAWVDGWTGRQPGRPVHAKLVAGMSLLERSLEKAVELGGEWLYETKLTGPQAEAAMERVVSQQKLMMEQRFLREGHAFASMRAAAHFSVEAAMNERCSGVSYYHFLCGLQEEADWAGLGRKLEALREKVLGGNALTVSLHGSDAALDTLKKLLPGSAFAAGERRAAVPYREALAPAVNEAFVIDGGVNYDVLAWPMERRLERKVLARVMSYEYLWHSIREVGGAYGTGMVTQNDDVEYLYTYRDPHLAESYEAFAAGPAELAGRDYTENDMNEFIVGAAAKLDTPRKPRDEAAATDCKYFCGITDEMNAAERKSLCSVDAAALKAEAADLSARMEKGVRVAFGSKEAVEAAKALFDRVETL; from the coding sequence ATGAAACAATATCCCGGCTATACCCTCGTCAAGCGCGAGGAGTGCCCCGAACAGCACGGGACGCTGACTGTGCTGACCCACGACGTCAGCGGGGCGGCTGTCCTGCTGGTGGAGAACGACGACGACAACAAGGCCTTCGGCATCGGATTCGGCACCTTTCCCTCCGACGATACCGGCGTGTTCCACATCCTCGAGCACTCGGTGCTGGCGGGCAGCGAGAAATACCCGGTGAAGTCGCCGTTTTTGCAGCTGCTCAAGAGCAGCATGGCCTCCTTCCTGAATGCCATGACCTTCCCGGACAAGACGGTCTACCCCTTCGCAACGCCCAACGAGACGGACTTCAAGAACCTGATGGACGTCTACCTCAACGCGGTGTTCTGCCCGCTGGCGATGGTGGACCGGGGCGTGTTCGAGCAGGAGGGCTGGCACCGGGACGAGGACGGCACGGTGAGCGGCGTCGTCTACAACGAGATGCAGGGCGCACTGGCGACGCCGGATGCCCAGCTGCAGAACGCCCTGAGCCGGGCGATGTTCCCGGACACGGCCTACGGCTTCGTCTCCGGAGGCGACCCGGCCTCCATCCCGGCGCTGACCTATGAGAAGTATGTCCGGGTCTACCGCCGTCATTACAGTGCGGACAACTGCTGCATTACCCTCTACGGTAAGATGGACATGGCCGAGAAGCTGGCCTTCCTCGATGAGCAGTATCTGAGCCATATGCCCAAGAGTGTCAGCCGCCTCCGGCTGACGGTGCAGGACGAGCAGGCCGGTGTGCGGCTGCACATCCCCTACTACACCGAAAAGCCCGAGCCGGACGAGGCACAGTGCGCGCTGGCGTGGTACACCGGCGCGTTCGCGGACCGGGAGCGCCAGCTGGGTGTGGAGATCCTGCTGGACGCCCTGCTGGGCAACAACCAGTCGCCCCTGAAAGCCGCCCTGCTGGAAGAGAAGCTGGGGGCGGACATTGATGTGGGCTTCGACGACAGCACCTTGCAGCCGACGCTGGAGCTGGTACTGCGGGGGGCCACCGAGGCGTCGGCAGGGAAATTCGCTGCCGCTGTCCGGAATGCTGTGGACGGCATCCTCGAAAAGGGCATCCCCGAAGAGCTGCTGATGGCAAGCCTCAACTCCACCGAGTTCGCTTCCCTTGAGCGCCCGGGCAGCATCCCGGACGGTGTGCTGGACGCCATCCATGCATCCACCGGCTGGCTCCACACCGGCGACCCGGCCCTGCTGCTGCATACCAACGGGCTGTTCGCCTCGCTGCGGGAGAAGCTGGAAAAGGGGTGGTTCAACGAGCTGCTGCGGGAGCTGTTCGCGCCCGCGCCGGTGGAGGTCATCCAAGTGCCCGCCCTGCCCAAGAAGGAGGAAGAGGGCCGGGCCGCCCGCACCGACGGCAAGCTGGTGCTGGACCATCCGTTGACCGCTGCCGACCTCGGCGAGGGCAAGAAGCTGACCCCGGGCCGGGGCGGGATGCTGGCCGGGGCCGAGCTGCTGCATCACCCTTCGGCGGGCAGCACCTACCTGAACTTCTACTACGACATCGGCAATGCAGCGCCGGAGGAGATGCCCTATCTGAACCTGCTGACCGATGTGGTGGACGAGCTGGACACCGGGAAGCACACGGCACAGGAGCTGAACACCCTGCGGAACACATGGCTGGGCCGCAGCGGCGCATGGGTGGACGGCTGGACCGGCCGCCAGCCGGGCCGACCGGTCCATGCAAAGCTGGTGGCCGGGATGAGTCTGCTGGAACGCAGCCTCGAAAAGGCTGTGGAGCTGGGCGGCGAGTGGCTGTATGAAACGAAGCTCACCGGCCCGCAGGCAGAAGCCGCGATGGAGCGGGTGGTCAGCCAGCAGAAGCTGATGATGGAGCAGAGATTCCTGCGGGAGGGCCATGCCTTTGCGTCGATGCGTGCGGCGGCCCACTTCTCGGTGGAGGCCGCCATGAACGAGCGGTGCAGTGGCGTGAGCTACTACCACTTCCTCTGCGGGCTGCAGGAAGAAGCCGACTGGGCCGGACTGGGCCGGAAGCTGGAAGCGCTGCGGGAGAAGGTGCTGGGCGGGAACGCCCTGACGGTCAGCCTCCACGGCAGCGATGCAGCACTGGACACCCTGAAAAAGCTGCTGCCCGGCAGTGCTTTTGCGGCCGGAGAGCGCCGCGCAGCGGTGCCCTACCGGGAAGCGCTGGCCCCGGCGGTGAACGAGGCCTTCGTCATCGACGGCGGCGTGAACTATGATGTTCTGGCATGGCCGATGGAGCGGCGCTTGGAGCGGAAGGTTCTGGCCCGGGTGATGAGCTACGAGTATCTGTGGCACAGCATCCGGGAGGTGGGCGGCGCTTACGGCACCGGCATGGTGACCCAGAACGACGATGTGGAGTACCTCTACACCTACCGTGACCCCCATCTGGCGGAGAGCTACGAGGCCTTTGCCGCCGGGCCGGCAGAGCTGGCGGGGCGCGATTACACCGAAAACGATATGAACGAATTCATTGTGGGCGCTGCGGCCAAGCTGGACACCCCGCGCAAGCCCCGGGACGAGGCTGCGGCCACCGACTGCAAGTATTTCTGCGGCATCACCGACGAGATGAACGCCGCCGAGCGGAAGAGCCTGTGCAGTGTGGATGCTGCCGCCCTCAAGGCTGAGGCGGCGGACCTGTCTGCCCGGATGGAGAAGGGCGTTCGGGTGGCGTTCGGCAGCAAGGAGGCCGTGGAAGCCGCGAAAGCGCTGTTCGACCGGGTGGAAACGCTGTAA
- a CDS encoding phage terminase large subunit — protein sequence MMEENKERNIVWKPQPRQLEFMRRPEPEALYGGAAGGGKSDALVIEALRQVHIPHYRALILRKTYPQLSDLVDKSQRYYLRAFPEAQYNATSHVWVFPSGAKIYFGSMQYTKDRTNYQGKAFDFIGFDELTHFEWEEYSYMMSRNRPTGPGTRVYLRATTNPGGVGHGWVKARFITPAPPGTPIEEECTVQMPDGTEKMLRRARVFIPSSVFDNPALLKNDPGYLASLAVMPEAEKQALLYGSWDSFSGQVFTEWRNDPKHYEDQRWTHVIAPFAIPKHWKIYRGYDFGYSKPFSVGWYAADEEGRLYRIKELYGCTGRPDEGTHLDPVEQARRIREAEQNDPMLRGRVITGIADPAIFDQSRGESVADMQEKSPNFLHWRPGDHTRLAGKMQFHYRLHFDEEGRPMLQVFHTCKHFIRTIPNLVYDESNVEDIDTRQEDHIYDECRYVLMENPISPPRQIAEPTVRDDPLELHGRARFLRV from the coding sequence ATGATGGAAGAAAACAAGGAGCGGAACATCGTCTGGAAGCCCCAGCCGAGGCAGCTGGAATTTATGCGGCGGCCTGAGCCGGAGGCGCTTTACGGCGGCGCGGCAGGCGGCGGAAAGAGCGACGCCCTCGTCATCGAGGCACTGCGGCAGGTGCACATCCCCCACTACCGGGCGCTCATCCTCCGCAAGACCTACCCGCAGCTGTCCGACCTCGTGGACAAGAGCCAGCGCTACTATCTCCGGGCTTTCCCGGAGGCGCAGTACAACGCCACGAGTCATGTGTGGGTCTTCCCCAGCGGGGCGAAGATCTACTTCGGCTCGATGCAGTACACGAAAGACCGGACGAACTATCAGGGCAAGGCCTTCGACTTCATCGGCTTCGATGAGCTGACCCACTTCGAGTGGGAGGAGTACAGCTATATGATGAGCCGCAACCGTCCCACCGGCCCCGGCACACGGGTGTACCTGCGGGCCACCACCAACCCCGGCGGGGTGGGCCACGGCTGGGTCAAGGCAAGGTTCATCACTCCTGCCCCGCCCGGAACCCCCATTGAGGAGGAGTGCACGGTGCAGATGCCGGACGGTACGGAAAAGATGCTCCGGCGGGCGAGGGTGTTCATCCCGTCCAGCGTCTTTGACAACCCCGCCCTGCTGAAGAACGACCCGGGCTATCTGGCCAGCCTCGCAGTCATGCCGGAGGCGGAAAAGCAGGCGCTGCTCTATGGCAGCTGGGACAGCTTTTCCGGGCAGGTGTTCACCGAGTGGCGGAACGACCCGAAGCATTACGAGGACCAGCGCTGGACCCATGTCATCGCGCCCTTTGCCATCCCGAAGCACTGGAAAATCTACCGGGGGTATGACTTCGGCTATTCGAAGCCGTTCTCGGTGGGGTGGTACGCGGCGGACGAGGAGGGGCGGCTCTACCGCATCAAGGAGCTTTACGGCTGCACGGGCCGACCCGACGAGGGAACGCACCTCGACCCGGTGGAACAGGCCCGGCGCATCCGGGAGGCCGAGCAGAACGACCCGATGCTCCGGGGGCGGGTGATCACAGGCATCGCCGACCCGGCCATCTTTGACCAGAGCCGGGGCGAGAGCGTCGCGGATATGCAGGAGAAAAGCCCGAATTTCCTGCATTGGAGGCCCGGCGACCACACCCGTCTGGCGGGCAAGATGCAGTTCCACTACCGGCTGCATTTCGACGAGGAGGGCAGGCCGATGCTGCAGGTGTTCCATACCTGCAAACACTTCATCCGCACCATCCCGAACCTTGTGTACGACGAGAGCAATGTGGAGGACATCGACACCCGGCAGGAGGATCATATCTACGACGAGTGCCGCTATGTGCTGATGGAGAACCCCATCTCGCCGCCCCGGCAGATCGCCGAGCCGACGGTGCGGGATGACCCGCTGGAGCTGCATGGGAGGGCGAGATTTCTGAGGGTGTGA
- a CDS encoding NAD(P)H-dependent glycerol-3-phosphate dehydrogenase, translated as MKRIGILGAGTWGMALARMLTVSGNDVLVWSAIEKEIDDLSTTRVHPNLPQMKIPEELRFTKSIEEVCKDKDILLFAVPSVFVRSTAAKARPYVADGQIIVDVAKGIEPDTLYTMTEILADELGREGGPKNVRLVALSGPTHAEEVAIDLPTTIVSASKDAEAAAFVQEVFTNNVMRVYTNDDIKGVELSGAMKNVIALGVGISTGLGYGDNARAALITRGIAEIARLGVAMGCNIHTFAGLAGIGDLIVTATSMHSRNNRAGILIGKGETPEHAVKEVGMVVEGMNALPAALELAERYQVEMPIVQTVNAIVNKGMSAAEAVKSLMERGLKNELPQEYEK; from the coding sequence ATGAAACGTATTGGTATTCTGGGCGCTGGAACTTGGGGCATGGCCCTTGCACGGATGCTGACGGTGAGCGGGAACGATGTGCTGGTCTGGTCGGCCATCGAGAAGGAGATCGATGACCTTTCGACGACCCGCGTCCACCCCAACCTGCCGCAGATGAAGATCCCGGAGGAGCTGCGGTTCACCAAGAGCATCGAGGAGGTCTGCAAGGACAAGGACATCCTGCTGTTCGCGGTGCCGTCGGTCTTCGTCCGCTCCACGGCAGCAAAGGCCCGGCCCTATGTGGCCGACGGCCAGATCATCGTGGACGTGGCAAAGGGCATCGAGCCGGACACGCTGTACACCATGACGGAGATCCTTGCCGATGAGCTGGGCCGGGAGGGCGGCCCGAAGAATGTCCGCCTTGTGGCCCTGTCCGGCCCCACCCACGCAGAGGAGGTGGCCATCGACCTGCCCACCACCATCGTGTCGGCCAGCAAGGACGCCGAGGCTGCGGCCTTCGTGCAGGAGGTCTTTACCAACAACGTCATGCGCGTCTACACCAATGACGACATCAAGGGCGTGGAGCTGAGCGGTGCCATGAAGAACGTCATCGCGCTGGGCGTCGGCATCTCCACCGGCCTCGGCTACGGCGACAACGCCCGCGCCGCCCTCATCACCCGGGGCATCGCCGAGATCGCCCGTCTGGGCGTGGCGATGGGCTGCAACATCCACACCTTTGCGGGTCTGGCCGGCATCGGCGACCTCATCGTGACGGCCACCAGTATGCACAGCCGCAACAACCGCGCCGGTATCCTTATCGGTAAGGGCGAGACCCCGGAGCACGCCGTCAAGGAAGTGGGCATGGTGGTGGAGGGCATGAACGCCCTGCCCGCCGCGCTGGAGCTGGCCGAGCGGTATCAGGTGGAAATGCCCATCGTCCAGACCGTCAACGCCATCGTCAACAAGGGGATGAGCGCGGCGGAGGCCGTCAAGTCCCTGATGGAGCGCGGCCTGAAGAACGAGCTGCCGCAGGAATACGAAAAATAA
- a CDS encoding portal protein has product MREKPPIGPEEVGEAAQILQRYKAGKAALDKRLVDNELWFRMGHWKNYQNPMMEGKPQPSSGWLFNSIANKHADAMDNYPSPNVLPRAEDDEAAAQALSSVLPVVLEQADYEQVYSDTWWRKLKQGTGVKGVFWDPEQRGGVGEISIRPMNLLMLYWEPGVDDIQASPHFFSLSLADSNQLEERWPQLAGHTASVLDVPRYIHDGGLDTSSKSVVVDWYYKKLSPEGRSVLHYCKFCNGVVLYASENDTALAERGFYDHGRYPFVFDPLFMEEDSPAGFGYIDVMKECQTAIDRMNHAMDENVLLSARQRYVLSDTAGVNEEELTDLSRDIIHVAGRLNDDSFRPMQTAGLQGNSLSYRNSRIEELKEISGNRDMTQGGTAGGVTAASAIAALQEAGSKLSRDMLKSAYRAFAKECYLIIELMRQFYDEERIFRITGKGGESEFVRFSGEVLRARPAKVVGGVELGSREPVFDIVVSAEKKSTFSRLSQNETAKECYQLGFFAPANADAALAALEMMDFEGIEKVRQRVRQNGTLARQLAQMQAQMARLTGLLEAQEQPAPPKLSGPAEELSTAAMARAMKTQKGEMR; this is encoded by the coding sequence ATGAGAGAAAAGCCGCCCATCGGGCCGGAGGAGGTGGGCGAGGCGGCACAGATCTTGCAGCGGTACAAGGCAGGCAAGGCGGCGCTGGACAAGCGCTTGGTGGATAACGAGCTGTGGTTCCGGATGGGGCACTGGAAGAACTACCAGAACCCCATGATGGAGGGCAAGCCCCAGCCGTCCAGCGGGTGGCTGTTCAACTCCATCGCCAACAAGCACGCCGACGCGATGGACAACTACCCCAGCCCCAACGTCCTGCCCCGGGCCGAGGACGATGAGGCTGCGGCACAGGCGCTTTCCAGCGTTTTGCCCGTAGTGCTGGAACAGGCTGACTACGAGCAGGTGTACAGCGACACATGGTGGCGCAAGCTCAAGCAGGGCACCGGCGTCAAGGGGGTGTTCTGGGACCCGGAGCAGCGGGGCGGCGTGGGCGAGATCAGCATCCGGCCCATGAACCTGCTGATGCTCTACTGGGAGCCGGGCGTGGACGACATTCAGGCGTCGCCCCATTTCTTTTCGCTGAGTCTGGCGGACTCGAACCAGCTGGAAGAGCGCTGGCCTCAACTGGCAGGGCACACCGCCAGCGTCCTCGATGTGCCCCGCTACATCCACGACGGCGGCCTCGACACCAGCAGCAAGAGCGTCGTGGTGGACTGGTACTACAAAAAGCTCTCGCCGGAGGGCCGGAGCGTGCTGCACTACTGCAAGTTCTGCAACGGCGTGGTGCTCTACGCCAGCGAGAACGACACGGCACTGGCCGAACGGGGATTCTACGACCACGGCAGGTATCCTTTTGTGTTCGACCCGCTGTTCATGGAGGAGGACAGCCCGGCTGGTTTCGGGTACATCGACGTGATGAAGGAATGCCAGACCGCCATCGACCGGATGAACCACGCCATGGACGAGAACGTCCTGCTCTCGGCCCGGCAGCGGTATGTCCTGAGCGACACAGCAGGGGTCAACGAGGAGGAGCTGACCGACCTGTCCCGAGACATCATCCATGTGGCGGGGCGGCTGAACGACGACAGCTTCCGGCCGATGCAGACGGCGGGACTGCAGGGCAACAGCCTGAGCTACCGCAACAGCCGCATCGAGGAGCTGAAGGAGATCAGCGGCAACCGCGACATGACGCAGGGCGGCACTGCCGGAGGCGTCACGGCGGCTTCGGCCATCGCTGCTTTGCAGGAGGCGGGCAGCAAGCTCAGCCGGGATATGCTCAAGAGCGCGTACCGGGCATTTGCCAAGGAGTGCTACCTCATCATCGAGCTGATGCGGCAGTTCTACGACGAGGAGCGCATCTTCCGCATCACGGGAAAGGGCGGCGAGAGCGAGTTTGTCCGGTTTTCGGGCGAGGTGCTCCGCGCCCGGCCGGCGAAGGTCGTGGGCGGTGTGGAGCTGGGCAGCCGTGAGCCGGTGTTCGACATCGTGGTGAGCGCGGAGAAGAAGTCTACCTTCAGCCGTCTTTCCCAGAATGAGACGGCCAAGGAGTGCTATCAGCTGGGCTTTTTTGCCCCGGCCAACGCCGATGCGGCGCTGGCGGCACTGGAAATGATGGACTTCGAGGGCATTGAGAAGGTGCGCCAGCGGGTGCGGCAGAACGGCACCCTTGCCCGGCAGCTGGCACAGATGCAGGCTCAGATGGCCCGGCTGACGGGCCTGCTGGAAGCGCAGGAACAGCCTGCCCCGCCCAAGCTGAGCGGCCCGGCGGAGGAACTGAGCACGGCGGCGATGGCGAGGGCGATGAAGACGCAGAAAGGAGAAATGAGATGA
- a CDS encoding MFS transporter → MGKNGNFRLTRLERNWILYDVGNSAFVLMVATLIPIFFNALAESGGLTSVEYLAYWGYASSVVTIITAILSPILGTVADTRGFKKPIFMLCVGVGIVGCCAMGAASAWLPFLVIFVIAKVGFSGSLVFYDSMLGDVTTPERMDEVSSRGYAWGYIGSCVPFVVCLGLVLGAGAIGLSQMTALNIALILTAVWWLVTTLPLLKSYRQIHYVEVEEHAVRQSFARIGQTLRHLPEDKQVFWFLLAFFCYIDGVYTIIDMATAYGTALGLDTTGLLLALLVTQIVAFPSALIFGRLSNEYPSSKLIPVCIAAYAGIAVFAFFLTRQWQFWVLAVIVGMFQGGVQALSRSHFAKIIPPEKSGEYFGLFDICGKGASFLGTMIVSVGSQLTGSANVGVGSLIVLFVVGFVLFRVSCRQGETA, encoded by the coding sequence ATGGGAAAGAATGGCAATTTTCGCCTGACGAGGCTGGAACGGAACTGGATCCTGTACGACGTGGGAAACTCGGCCTTTGTGCTGATGGTGGCGACCCTTATCCCCATTTTCTTCAACGCACTGGCAGAGAGCGGCGGCCTGACCTCGGTGGAGTATCTGGCCTACTGGGGCTATGCCAGCTCGGTCGTGACCATCATCACGGCCATCCTCAGCCCGATCCTCGGCACGGTGGCGGACACCAGAGGCTTCAAGAAGCCCATCTTCATGCTCTGCGTCGGCGTGGGCATCGTGGGATGCTGCGCCATGGGCGCGGCGTCGGCGTGGCTGCCCTTCCTCGTCATCTTCGTCATTGCGAAGGTGGGATTTTCGGGCAGTCTGGTGTTCTACGACTCCATGCTCGGGGATGTGACCACGCCGGAGCGGATGGATGAGGTGTCCAGCCGGGGCTATGCGTGGGGCTACATCGGCAGCTGCGTGCCCTTCGTGGTCTGTCTCGGCCTTGTGCTGGGGGCGGGGGCCATTGGCCTCAGCCAGATGACGGCGCTGAACATCGCGCTTATCCTGACGGCGGTGTGGTGGCTCGTGACCACCCTGCCGCTGCTGAAAAGCTACCGACAGATCCACTATGTGGAGGTGGAAGAGCACGCAGTACGCCAGAGCTTTGCCCGCATCGGCCAGACCCTGCGGCATCTGCCGGAGGACAAGCAGGTGTTCTGGTTCCTGCTGGCGTTCTTCTGCTACATCGACGGCGTGTATACCATTATCGACATGGCCACGGCCTACGGCACGGCGCTGGGGCTGGACACCACCGGACTGCTGCTGGCGCTGCTGGTGACGCAGATCGTGGCGTTCCCGTCGGCCCTCATCTTCGGGCGGCTGTCCAACGAGTATCCCTCGTCGAAGCTCATCCCGGTCTGTATCGCGGCCTATGCGGGCATCGCGGTGTTTGCGTTCTTTCTGACCCGGCAGTGGCAGTTCTGGGTGCTGGCCGTCATCGTGGGGATGTTCCAAGGCGGCGTGCAGGCCCTCAGCCGCTCCCACTTCGCAAAGATCATCCCGCCGGAGAAGTCGGGCGAGTACTTCGGGCTTTTCGACATCTGCGGCAAGGGGGCATCCTTCCTCGGGACGATGATCGTCAGCGTGGGGAGCCAGCTGACCGGCAGCGCCAATGTGGGCGTCGGCTCCCTCATCGTGCTGTTCGTCGTGGGATTCGTACTGTTCCGGGTGTCCTGCCGTCAGGGAGAAACGGCATAA
- a CDS encoding zinc dependent phospholipase C family protein — protein MPSTYAHRRFGADVLALLPDGLRQTLEQHRELYDMGLHGPDLMFYYKALQTNPVNRLGNAMHEEKGEVFFTRARAVVEHAADKDAALAYALGFVCHFALDSTCHPYVEAYVRESGVSHCEIETEFDNALLREDGYDPMKFFTASHIKPSRQRAEVVAPFYEGVTVDETLAAMKGMISVHHMLQAANPVKRWVVLAGMRAAGKYEFMHGLVANPQPNPKCVQSSRKLEELYKTAVPLAVRLIGEYAGGKPLGPEYQHTFGED, from the coding sequence ATGCCTTCTACCTACGCACACCGCCGCTTTGGCGCGGATGTTCTGGCCCTGCTTCCGGACGGGCTGCGCCAGACGCTGGAGCAGCACCGGGAGCTCTACGATATGGGCCTCCACGGGCCGGACCTGATGTTTTATTACAAGGCATTGCAGACGAACCCGGTGAACCGTTTGGGGAATGCCATGCACGAGGAAAAGGGCGAGGTATTTTTCACCCGCGCCCGGGCCGTGGTGGAACACGCGGCGGATAAGGACGCTGCGCTGGCCTACGCGCTGGGCTTCGTCTGCCATTTTGCGCTGGACAGCACCTGTCACCCCTATGTGGAGGCCTATGTCCGGGAGAGCGGCGTGAGCCACTGTGAGATCGAGACAGAGTTCGACAACGCCTTGCTGCGGGAGGACGGCTATGACCCTATGAAGTTCTTCACGGCCAGCCACATCAAGCCCAGCCGCCAGCGGGCGGAGGTCGTCGCGCCTTTTTATGAGGGCGTCACGGTGGACGAGACGCTGGCGGCGATGAAGGGGATGATCTCGGTGCACCATATGCTGCAGGCGGCGAACCCCGTCAAACGCTGGGTGGTGCTGGCCGGGATGCGCGCCGCCGGGAAGTATGAGTTTATGCACGGCCTTGTGGCGAACCCGCAGCCCAACCCCAAGTGTGTCCAGAGCAGCCGGAAGCTCGAGGAGCTGTACAAGACGGCTGTGCCGCTGGCGGTGCGGCTCATCGGCGAGTATGCCGGAGGAAAGCCGCTGGGGCCGGAATATCAGCACACGTTCGGGGAAGACTGA